In Triticum urartu cultivar G1812 chromosome 6, Tu2.1, whole genome shotgun sequence, the following proteins share a genomic window:
- the LOC125512850 gene encoding zinc finger CCCH domain-containing protein 18-like: MATATASRPSGPVPSIPSYRSASPTRVNLPARSPGKSVSVSSPSSTRSRRSSCMCSPTNHPGSFRCSLHKERKQAAPAGSSNSSRPASPPSPPSTSKSTGGALAWLVPMGSGHWARRALAPSPAAQQSLQHRRRAGGFRPRPSRLSAVSTAGDSQ; encoded by the coding sequence ATGGCGACGGCCACCGCGAGTCGGCCCAGCGGCCCGGTCCCGTCGATCCCCAGCTACCGCTCCGCCTCGCCCACCCGCGTCAACCTCCCCGCCCGCTCGCCAGGCAAGTCCGTCAGCGTCTCGTCCCCGTCCTCCACCAGGAGCCGTCGATCCTCCTGCATGTGCTCCCCGACGAACCACCCGGGCTCCTTCCGCTGCAGCCTCCACAAGGAGCGCAAGCAGGCGGCCCCCGCcggcagcagcaacagcagcaggcCGGCCTCCCCGCCTTCGCCGCCGTCCACCTCGAAGAGCACGGGCGGCGCTCTGGCGTGGCTCGTCCCCATGGGGAGCGGGCACTGGGCACGCAGGGCGCTCGCGCCGTCCCCCGCGGCGCAGCAGTCGCTGCAGCACCGGAGGCGCGCGGGCGGGTTCCGCCCCCGGCCCAGCCGGCTCTCCGCCGTGTCCACGGCCGGCGACAGCCAGTAA
- the LOC125512849 gene encoding uncharacterized protein LOC125512849 has protein sequence MATATASRPSGPVLSIPSYRSASPTRVNLPAGGATRSPGKSVSVSSSSPAPAGAAASKGRRSCMCSPTNHPGSFRCSLHKERKQAAPSCNSKPGSPPSIGSAGSKQMGSALVRLVPMESGHWARRALAPSPAAQQSLQHRRRVGRSRPRPSRLSAVSMAGDRAGDNHQ, from the coding sequence ATGGCGACGGCAACTGCGAGTAGGCCCAGCGGGCCGGTCCTGTCGATTCCCAGCTACCGCTCCGCCTCGCCCACCCGCGTCAACCTGCCCGCCGGTGGCGCCACACGCTCGCCGGGCAAGTCCGTCAGCGTCTCGTCCTCCTCCCCTGCCCCTGCCGGCGCCGCCGCCAGCAAGGGCCGTCGGTCCTGCATGTGCTCCCCGACAAACCACCCGGGCTCTTTCCGGTGCAGCCTCCACAAAGAGCGCAAGCAGGCGGCTCCATCTTGCAACAGCAAGCCCGGCTCCCCGCCGTCCATCGGCAGCGCCGGCTCGAAGCAGATGGGCAGCGCGCTGGTGCGGCTTGTCCCCATGGAGAGCGGGCACTGGGCACGCAGGGCGCTCGCGCCGTCCCCCGCGGCGCAGCAGTCGCTCCAGCACCGGAGGCGCGTGGGCAGGTCCCGTCCCCGGCCGAGCCGGCTCTCCGCTGTGTCCATGGCCGGCGACCGCGCCGGGGACAACCACCAGTAG
- the LOC125512851 gene encoding uncharacterized protein LOC125512851: protein MASHPFATASARATPTSTSRPSCAAPSTGKLTCLCSPTNHPGSFRCTRHRNPRGRPQTSSPSSSGRASQQPAAPGASATVRVEGIIRSGGVGAGPVGRTTKGRSVLRAHLLRLVSAPSSAGRDHRRCRDFKPRPSRLGRLAVTA from the coding sequence ATGGCGAGCCACCCATTCGCCACCGCCTCAGCCAGGGCGACCCCGACCTCGACCTCCAGGCCGTCGTGCGCGGCTCCCAGCACCGGCAAGCTCACCTGCCTCTGCTCGCCGACCAACCACCCGGGCTCCTTCCGCTGCACTCGCCACCGCAACCCACGGGGGCGACCGCAGAcgtcgtcgccgtcgtcgtcCGGCCGCGCGTCGCAGCAGCCTGCTGCACCGGGAGCCAGCGCGACGGTGCGCGTCGAGGGGATCATCAGGAGCGGCGGCGTCGGCGCTGGCCCCGTTGGCAGGACCACCAAGGGCCGGTCCGTCCTGCGCGCGCACCTGCTGCGGCTGGTGAGCGCGCCGTCCTCTGCCGGCCGGGACCACCGCCGCTGCCGCGACTTCAAGCCCCGACCGTCCAGGCTGGGCCGACTCGCGGTGACCGCGTGA
- the LOC125512853 gene encoding uncharacterized protein LOC125512853: MANPSTSSRPSCASPSGTKLTCLCSPTNHPGSFRCTRHRNPQGRPQTSSPPSSSRASQQAAASGRSTTVRVEGIIRNAGVGSGGRTGPCRSVLRAHLLRLVSPPSSGCSDRRRCRDFKPRPSRLGRLGMTA, encoded by the coding sequence ATGGCGAACCCATCCACGAGCTCGAGGCCGTCGTGCGCGTCTCCCAGTGGCACCAAGCTCACCTGCCTCTGCTCGCCGACCAACCACCCGGGCTCCTTCCGCTGCACTCGCCACCGCAACCCGCAGGGGCGACCGCAGAcgtcgtcgccgccgtcgtcCAGCCGGGCCTCGCAGCAGGCCGCGGCTTCGGGCAGGAGCACGACGGTGCGCGTTGAGGGGATCATCAGGAACGCCGGCGTCGGCTCGGGAGGCAGGACCGGCCCTTGCCGGTCCGTCCTGCGAGCGCACCTGCTGCGGCTGGTCAGCCCGCCTTCCTCCGGCTGCAGcgaccgccgccgctgccgcgaCTTCAAGCCCCGCCCGTCCAGGCTGGGCCGCCTCGGCATGACCGCGTGA